A window of the Zootoca vivipara chromosome 14, rZooViv1.1, whole genome shotgun sequence genome harbors these coding sequences:
- the SEC14L5 gene encoding SEC14-like protein 5, whose amino-acid sequence MVQKYQSPVRVYKYPFELVMAAYEKRFPTCPEIPVFLGSEILSESKSDDGAIHIIERSCKLNVDAPRLLKKIAGVEYVFFIQKNTVNWKERTLVIEAHNETFANRVIVLETCNYSVHPENEDWTCFEQSASLDIKSFFGFENTVEKIAMKQYTANIKRGKEVIEHYLKELISQGITFIPRWTPPAVRGETAKRPSSGCDCGTVPAVAPPHGSDKEHRGSTCSSVEASTPDADKLDADYIERYLGQLTPMQESCLIRLRQWLQETHKGKIPKDEHILRFLRARDFNIDKAREMLCQSLTWRKQYQVDYILQTWRPPSLLEEYYTGGWHYHDKDGRPLYILRLGQMDTKGLVKALGEESLLRHVLSINEEGQRRCEENTNLFGRPITSWTCLVDLEGLNMRHLWRPGVKALLRIIEVVEENYPETLGRLLIVRAPRVFPVLWTLVSPFINENTRQKFLIYSGNNYQGPGGLVDYLDKDVIPDFLGGECVCNVPEGGLVPKSLYQTDEEPEISDHIRLWTETIYHSANVFKGAPHEIVVEILEGESVITWDFDILKGDVVFSLFHSKRAPEICRKEPTVPNALTLGDNIQLIGKSWVLGVDYSRVESPLVCREGESIQGSHVTRWPGFYILQWKMHSPTPCAGTSLSRVDDVLATLQVTNHKCKIMYYYEVLASKEFRGSMTSLESCNSGFSQLSGATTSSNQSQSSSLISR is encoded by the exons ATGGTGCAAAAATATCAGTCTCCTGTTAGGGTCTACAAATACCCATTTGAGCTTGTTATGGCG gccTATGAAAAGCGCTTCCCTACTTGCCCAGAGATCCCTGTTTTCCTGGGCAGTGAGATCCTTAGTGAATCCAAGAGTGATGATGGAGCCATCCACATAATTGAACGCAGCTGTAAATTGAATGTAGATGCACCTCGGTTACTGAAGAAG ATTGCTGGAGTAGAATATGTCTTTTTCATACAAAAAAACACGGTGAACTGGAAGGAGCGAACACTTGTGATCGAAGCTCATAATGAGACTTTTGCCAACCGTGTCATTGTCCTGGAGACATGTAACTATTCA GTTCACCCTGAGAATGAAGACTGGACATGCTTTGAACAATCTGCATCTCTTGACATCAAATCATTCTTTGGCTTTGAAAACACAGTGGAGAAAATTGCAATGAAACAGTACACAGCCAACATCAAGCGG GGCAAAGAAGTGATAGAGCATTATCTAAAGGAATTGATTTCCCAGGGGATCACTTTTATCCCCCGATGGACTCCTCCAGCAGTCAGAGGGGAAACAGCTAAGAGGCCTTCATCAGGATGTGATTGTGGCACTGTACCAGCAGTAGCACCCCCACACGGAAGTGACAAGGAACACCGAGGCAGCACCTGCTCCTCTGTGGAGGCATCAACCCCCGATG ctGACAAACTAGATGCTGATTACATAGAAAGGTACCTAGGACAATTGACTCCCATGCAGGAAAGCTGCCTGATCAGACTCCGTCAGTGGTTGCAAGAAACACACAAAGGCAAG ATTCCCAAAGATGAACATATCCTCCGTTTTTTGAGGGCTCGTGACTTCAACATTGACAAGGCTCGAGAGATGCTGTGCCAGTCACTGACCTGGCGCAAGCAGTACCAAGTAGACTACATCCTGCAAACATGGAGACCACCTTCTCTTCTGGAAGAATACTATACTGGTGGTTGGCATTACCATGACAAAG ATGGAAGGCCACTTTACATACTTCGCCTTGGTCAGATGGACACCAAAGGACTTGTGAAAGCACTGGGAGAGGAGTCACTCCTTCGTCAT gTACTGTCAATTAACGAGGAAGGACAAAGGAGGTGTGAGGAAAACACCAATCTATTTGGCCGCCCAATCAC ATCTTGGACCTGTCTTGTTGACCTTGAAGGGCTGAACATGCgccacctctggcgccctggagTAAAAGCGCTCCTTAGGATTATTGAAGTGGTTGAAGAAAACTACCCAGAGACCTTGGGAAGACTTCTGATTGTGCGAGCACCCAGAGTGTTCCCTGTTCTATGGACTCTG GTGAGTCCCTTTATCAATGAGAACACTAGGCAGAAGTTCCTCATTTACAGCGGCAACAATTATCAAGGACCTGGAGGGCTTGTGGATTATCTTGACAAAGATGTGATTCCTGATTTCCTTGGAGGAGAATGTGTG TGTAATGTGCCTGAAGGTGGCCTTGTTCCCAAATCACTCTATCAAACAGATGAAGAACCTGAAATCTCTGATCATATCCGCCTCTGGACAGAAACCATCTATCACTCTGCAAATGTATTCAAAGGTGCTCCTCATGAG ATAGTTGTGGAAATCTTGGAAGGTGAATCGGTGATCACCTGGGACTTCGACATTCTGAAAGGAGATGTCGTGTTCAGCCTCTTCCATTCCAAGAGGGCACCTGAGATTTGCCGCAAGGAGCCTACAGTGCCAAATGCTTTGACTCTGGGGGATAATATACAGCTAATTGGCAAGAGCTGGGTCCTGGGAGTGGACTATAGCCGTGTGGAGTCCCCGCTGGTGTGTCGTGAAGGCGAGAGCATCCAG GGTTCTCATGTGACTCGTTGGCCTGGCTTTTATATCCTCCAGTGGAAAATGCATAGCCCAACTCCCTGTGCTGGGACCAGCCTCTCTCGGGTTGATGATGTCTTGGCTACACTCCAGGTCACCAATCACAAGTGCAAGATCATGTATTACTATGAGGTGCTTGCATCCAAGGAATTCAG GGGGTCCATGACAAGTCTGGAATCCTGCAACAGTGGATTTTCACAGCTCAGTGGAGCAACAACATCTTCCAACCAATCGCAGAGCAGCTCTCTGATTTCTAGATAA